In a genomic window of Thunnus thynnus chromosome 16, fThuThy2.1, whole genome shotgun sequence:
- the si:ch211-266g18.10 gene encoding axoneme-associated protein mst101(2) isoform X39, which yields MTEGDKSGPSSAASEPNAAAAAPPASSEKPKGLGLLNKLRVSVELMIALAALLSWVVVGVVMFDFVEYKAVPDIQQIITDPVQAVNDAVDEVSSLLNKFQECAPDLSDPMSAATYAADEIAEAKDGFVRYFSDEEGNFYLSYVDPVIIGRRAFHSTNDLVCGVVGSIRDTLCAIMDTIIDIILAINRGIIDLGFIDPVVIGRNVFSVTNDTVGVIMGYIQDALCFILDSVLDIMKDVQHSVGFSPMAVLKRTAEITTEQINMLVSYFSTLLMGEQGILPEVSIDPMKVVEDAVLEVSDKKDLFMAYISSMFVGDQGEPLATPVVDVVTEKDEISPADINLVRRKGEFLPPFEKVTEIMHAAKHEAVPAPEISEAPDSKMEEEEETEVPTEADGKETEEDDVKHAGLEETELEPSLKDEEILDAADSEEEKQEEAKEVDAVEEEEEEEEIKTEEDGAHMENEEEQEEEKEEGSVDTEKEEEDFKIEDDDNEQEEEEDIKTEEAEVKEEEELEEEEEAKTAENLVEYSEEEEETKTEEEVVEDEEDGEEEEEDEEEEEAAKTEEDFVEDEEEEEEEEEEAKAEEDFVEDEDEEKIEETKTEDEEEEEEEEEEEDGEEETKTEEGLGEEEEEEEEEEEEEETKLEEVLGQDEEEEEEEETKTEDMVEDEEEEEEEEEEEETKLAEALAQDEEEKESEEEEAITEEDVVEADEEEEEEEETEAAAATIDKDMETRDYDHEDDKEKDLHGDEDTDVKDQSVKTDWDDQALEEEDYKAVEEEKEEEKEPSVQHLHLEILSAEQLNDDSLVSESDDEDEEETMTSPHVHDKDEHADIVDDHDENNNNSENGKTEPKRKRKVHIPAERVRRVGSRAAHKEEHKQHDKVLKDAKERHAIKEVKDALMKDLKATEIEKEEKKENKTKVEKTVAIKPKEEKPKKEAKPEVKPTEKIPEKPKEEPQKKKVPKPSKEKKEVKKPSKEEKKEKKHLKEEKEAKKPPKEDKEVKKSPKEEKEVKKPLKEEKEVKKPLKEEKEVKKPPKEEKEVKKPPKEEKELKKPPKEEKEAKKLPKEEKEEKKPHKEEKEVKKPHRVEKEEKKHLKEEKEEKKPHKEEKEVKKPHRVEKEEKKHLEEEKEEKKPHKEEKEVKKPHRVEKEEKKHLKEEKEEKKPHKEEKEVKKPHRVEKEEKKHLKEEKEEKKPHKEEKEVKKPHRVEKEEKKHLKEEKEEKKPLKEEKEVKKPHRVEKEEKKHLKEEKEEKKPLKEEKEVKKPHRVEKEEKKHLKEEKEKKPPKEEKEVKKHLKEEKMPHNVTLFKKEREDKKPSKEETAEKKHVEKKEVKKPLKEEKEEKEAKKPSKEEKEDQKPSKEKKIQPSKKEREDEKALEEKRKMKEKVQKPSEKEKELKKLPKEEKEMKKPSAEEKPHRKEKEPTKKEKEPTELHKEEKEPAHPKVVHELKKHLREKEEELLHPKEEREPKKPSKEEKEPEKPPKKAKEVTKPPKEEKVVAKPPKVEPEKISKEKKQPVSKEVKEEKKERHLKEEVVPKKPSKEEKEPSKHPKMEEKERKGPTKKETEPKKLSKEEDREELSKEKKEVKISKVVKEVKKIHKEEHEPKKTSKKETEPTKPSKEEKEVKKAPKEDKEPAKKKDIKTEAKPQKAARGIKVVKKEVASVLKKEHLNVTKAAVEYKKPVKVLKAAKKHIIPVLKKEHMNVTKTEGREVTKVKAKPEPPKTKKVAAPKEPKKESKQKIKRKPGKPDIDEVKEKKKTIPTKKETEVSKPKVKPTPVHKDAEVTKEKAKHAPSKKEVPKEKAKAAPAKKEAAAPKEKPEPVILKKGHGGPARNASLVKEKVKIVPMKKDVKVAKEKVKAVFAKTTAEVSKQKPKPVHIKRETAPLRIKPSLVVKEAGAPQKNVSLTKEKAKVVPLKKEAVLKEKAKAKTSQKEHEAKPVHAKKEPEATKEKPKPAHEKKELETCKEKDKPAAVKKEDRVLKEIQESAKKEKSAEKKATKEEKVKAEPAVSDSFLMDEELPYFQCFFVDEDEAQFPFYAFSPL from the exons ATGACTGAAG GGGACAAATCCGGCCCCTCGTCCGCCGCCAGTGAGCCCAATGCAGCAGCCGCAGCACCACCGGCGAGCTCTGAGAAACCTAAAGGTCTGGGGCTCCTCAATAAGCTGAGAGTGTCTGTGGAGCTGATGATTGCTCTGGCTGCTCTGCTGTCCTGGGTGGTGGTGGGAGTGGTGATGTTTGACTTTGTGGAGTACAAAGCAGTCCCTG ACATTCAGCAAATCATTACGGACCCTGTGCAAGCTGTAAATGATGCTGTTGATGAAGTATCCAGTCTGCTCAATAAGTTTCAAG AATGTGCGCCTGATTTAAGTGACCCCATGTCTGCTGCCACTTATGCGGCAGATGAAATAGCAGAAGCAAAGGATGGATTTGTTCGATATTTCTCAGATGAGGAGG GAAACTTCTACCTCAGCTACGTTGACCCTGTAATCATTGGCAGACGAGCTTTCCATTCAACTAATGACCTTGTGTGTGGAGTGGTGGGATCCATCAGGGACACACTCTGTGCTATCATGGATACTATAATTGATATTATATTGGCTATAAATAGAG gaATCATTGACCTTGGCTTCATCGACCCCGTGGTAATTGGCAGAAATGTCTTCAGTGTTACAAATGACACTGTGGGTGTAATAATGGGCTACATCCAGGATGCGCTCTGCTTCATTTTAGACAGTGTACTGGATATAATGAAAG ATGTCCAGCATTCTGTGGGATTCAGTCCTATGGCAGTCCTGAAGAGAACAGCAGAAATCACCACAGAACAGATTAACATGCTTGTGAGCTACTTCTCCACATTGCTGATGGGTGAACAAG GAATCTTGCCTGAGGTGTCCATTGACCCCATGAAAGTTGTTGAGGACGCTGTGTTGGAGGTCTCAGACAAGAAAGATTTGTTCATGGCTTATATATCAAGCATGTTCGTTGGTGATCAAG gTGAACCTCTTGCCACACCAGTTGTAGATGTAGTAACTGAAAAAg aTGAAATTTCTCCGGCTGATATTAATTTGGTCAGAAGGAAAG GTGAATTTCTGCCACCTTTCGAGAAAG TTACAGAGATCATGCACGCTGCCAAACATGAAGCTGTTCCTGCTCCAGAGATAAGTGAAGCCCCAGACTcaaagatggaggaggaggaggagactgaGGTTCCAACTGAAGCAGATGgcaaagagacagaggaagatgatg TGAAACATGCCGGCCTTGAAGAAACAGAACTCGAACCGTCACTGAAAGATGAGGAAATCCTTGATGCTGCTGACagtgaggaggagaaacaggaagaaGCAAAAGAGGTTGATGCtgtagaagaggaggaggaggaggaggagattaaAACAGAGGAGGATGGAGCACACATGGAAAatgaggaagagcaggaggaggaaaaagaggaaggaagtgTTGAcacagaaaaggaggaggaggacttcAAAATAGAGGATGATGACAacgaacaagaagaagaagaagatattaAAACAGAGGAGGCTGAAgtaaaggaagaggaggagctggaggaggaggaggaggccaaaACTGCAGAAAATTTGGTTGAatattcagaggaggaggaagaaacaaaaacagaagaagaggtggtagaagatgaggaggacggggaggaggaggaagaggatgaggaggaggaggaggcagccaAAACTGAAGAAGATTTTgtagaagatgaggaggaggaggaggaggaagaggaggaggccaaAGCTGAAGAAGATTTTGTagaagatgaggatgaggagaaaatagaagagacaaaaactgaagatgaggaggaggaggaggaggaggaggaggaggaagatggggAGGAGGAGACCAAAACTGAAGAAGGTttgggagaagaggaggaagaggaagaggaagaggaggaggaggaggagaccaAATTGGAAGAAGTTTTGGGacaagatgaggaggaagaggaggaggaggagacaaaaacagaagacatggttgaagatgaggaggaagaggaagaggaggaggaggaggaggagaccaAATTGGCAGAAGCTTTGGCAcaagatgaggaggagaaggagagtgaggaggaggaggcaatAACAGAAGAAGATGTTGTAGAGGCtgacgaggaggaagaggaggaggaggagactgaagctgctgctgccaccatTGATAAAGATATGGAGACCAGAGATTATGACCATGaagatgacaaagaaaaagatctTCATGGTGATGAAGATACTGATGTCAAAGATCAATCTGTAAAAACTGATTGGGACGATCAGGCTCTAGAGGAGGAAGATTATAAGGCAgtggaagaagagaaggaagaagaaaaagagccATCAGTCCAACATCTTCATCTTGAAATTCTGTCAGCTGAACAGCTCAATGATGACAGTTTAGTATCTGAAtctgatgatgaggatgaagaagaaaCGATGACTTCACCACATGTTCACGACAAAGACGAACACGCTGACATCGTCGATGATCACGatgagaacaacaacaacagcgaGAACGGGAAAACTGAACCTAAACGAAAGAGGAAGGTTCATATTCCCGCTGAGAGAGTCAGAAGAGTCGGATCCAGAGCTGCTCACAAAGaagaacacaaacaacatgataAAG TTCTCAAAGATGCAAAGGAAAGACACGCTATAAAAGAAGTTAAAGATGCCCTTATGAAAG ACCTAAAAGCCACAGAAAttgaaaaggaggagaaaaaggagaacaaaACCAAAGTTGAGAAAACCGTGGCGATAAAACCAAAGGAAGAAAAGCCAAAGAAGGAGGCCAAACCTGAGGTAAAACCTACTGAGAAGATACCAGAGAAGCCCAAAG AAGAACCCCAGAAGAAGAAAGTACCAAAGCCTTctaaggaaaagaaagaagtgaaGAAACCCTccaaagaagagaagaaggaaaagaagcatctaaaagaagagaaagaagccAAGAAACCACCTAAAGAAGATAAAGAAGTCAAGAAATCTCccaaagaagagaaagaagtcAAGAAACCActcaaagaagagaaagaagttaAGAAACCacttaaagaagaaaaagaagtcaAGAAACCTCccaaagaggagaaagaagtcAAGAAACCTCccaaagaggagaaagaattGAAGAAACCACccaaagaggagaaagaagccAAGAAACTACccaaagaagagaaagaggagaagaaacctcataaagaagagaaagaagtcAAGAAACCACATAGAgtagagaaagaggagaagaaacatctcaaagaagagaaagaggagaagaaacctcataaagaagagaaagaagtcAAGAAACCACATAGAgtagagaaagaggagaagaaacatctcgaagaagagaaagaggagaagaaacctcataaagaagagaaagaagtcAAGAAACCACATAGAgtagagaaagaggagaagaaacatctcaaagaagagaaagaagagaagaaacctcataaagaagagaaagaagtcAAGAAACCACATAGAgtagagaaagaggagaagaaacatctcaaagaagagaaagaggagaagaaacctcataaagaagagaaagaagtcAAGAAACCACATAGAgtagagaaagaggagaagaaacatctcaaagaagagaaagaggagaagaaacctcttaaagaagagaaagaagtcAAGAAACCACATAGAgtagagaaagaggagaagaaacatctcaaagaagagaaagaggagaagaaacctcttaaagaagagaaagaagtcAAGAAACCACATAGAgtagagaaagaggagaagaaacatctcaaagaagagaaagagaagaaacctcccaaagaagagaaagaagtgaAGAAACATCTCAAAGAAGAGAAGATGCCACACAACGTGACACTTTTCAAGAAGGAGAGGGAAGACAAGAAGCCTTCTAAGGAAGAGACAGCGGAGAAGAAGCATGTggagaaaaaagaagtgaagaaaCCTCtaaaagaagagaaggaggaaaaagaagcGAAGAAGCCCTctaaagaagagaaagaagatcAAAAGCCatctaaagaaaagaaaatacagccgtccaagaaagagagggaagacgAGAAGGCTCttgaagaaaagagaaaaatgaaggaaaaagttCAAAAGCCTTCCGAAAAGGAAAAAGAACTGAAGAAGCTTCctaaagaagagaaagaaatgaagaaacCTTCTGCGGAGGAAAAACCTCACCGAAAAGAGAAAGAACCaactaaaaaggaaaaagaaccAACAGAACTCcacaaagaagagaaagaacCAGCACATCCTAAAGTGGTACATGAACTCAAAAAGCATctcagagaaaaggaggaagaattACTGCAtccaaaagaagaaagagaaccAAAGAAGCcctcaaaagaagaaaaagaaccaGAAAAACCACCTAAGAAGGCCAAAGAAGTAACAAAGCCTCcaaaagaagagaaagtagTAGCAAAACCTCCAAAAGTAGAACCAGAAAAGATctcaaaagagaagaaacaaccAGTTTCTAAAGAggtgaaagaggaaaagaaagagaggcaTCTCAAAGAAGAGGTAGTACCAAAGAAACCAtctaaagaagaaaaagagccTTCAAAACATcctaaaatggaagaaaaagaaagaaaagggcCTACCAAAAAAGAGACAGAACCAAAGAAGCTGtctaaagaagaagacagagaggaactgtccaaagaaaagaaagaggttAAGATTTCTAAAGTAGTAAAAGAGGTCAAGAAGATTCACAAAGAAGAACATGAACCAAAGAAGACCTCTAAGAAGGAAACTGAACCAACAAAGCCTTctaaagaggagaaagaagtcAAGAAGGCTCCCAAAGAAGACAAAGAACCTGCAAAGAAGAAAGACATTAAGACAG aagctaaaccCCAAAAGGCTGCAAGAGGAATTAAAGTAGTCAAGAAGGAGGTTGCATCTGTCCTGAAGAAGGAACATCTTAATGTAACAAAAGCAG CTGTTGAATACAAGAAGCCTGTAAAGGTCCTGAAAGCTGCTAAAAAGCACATAATCCCTGTCCTGAAAAAGGAACATATGAATGTCACAAAAACAG AGGGTCGTGAAGTTACTAAGGTGAAAGCCAAACCAGAACCtccaaagacaaagaaag TGGCAGCTCCCAAGGAGCCCAAGAaggaatcaaaacaaaaaatcaaacgTAAACCTGGAAAACCTG ATATTGATGAagtgaaggaaaagaaaaaaacaatcccAACAAAGAAAG AAACTGAAGTTTCTAAACCAAAGGTCAAACCTACACCTGTTCATAAAG ATGCTGAAGTTACCAAAGAAAAAGCCAAACATGCTCCTTCAAAGAAGG AAGTTCCAAAGGAAAAGGCCAAAGCAGCTCCGGCTAAGAAAG AGGCAGCTGCTCCAAAAGAAAAGCCTGAGCCAGTTATCTTGAAAAAAG GACATGGAGGCCCTGCCAGAAATGCCTCCCTGGTGAAAGAGAAAGTCAAAATAGTGCCTATGAAGAAAG ATGTCAAGGTGGCAAAGGAGAAAGTCAAAGCAGTATTTGCAAAGACAA cagCTGAGGTTTCAAAACAGAAGCCCAAACCAGTTCATATAAAGAGGG AAACTGCTCCACTCAGGATAAAACCATCTCTGGTAGTCAAAG AAGCAGGAGCCCCACAGAAAAATGTCTCTCTAACAAAGGAAAAAGCGAAGGTGGTGCCATTGAAGAAAG AAGCTGTTCTGAAAGAAAAGGCAAAAGCAAAAACTTCACAGAAAG AACATGAGGCTAAGCCAGTTCATGCCAAAAAAG AGCCGGAGGCTACAAAGGAGAAGCCTAAACCAGCTCATGAAAAGAAAG AACTGGAGACTtgtaaagaaaaagacaaacctGCTGCAGTGAAGAAAG AAGACAGAGTTCTTAAAGAGATACAGGAGTCGGCAAAGAAAG aaaaatcTGCTGAGAAGAAAGCTACCAAAGAGGAAAAAGTAAAAG CAGAGCCGGCTGTATCAGACAGCTTTCTTATGGATG AAGAGCTGCCCTACTTCCAGTGTTTCTTTGTGGACGAGGATGAGGCCCAGTTTCCATTCTATGCCTTCTCACCATTGTAG